The following coding sequences lie in one Macrobrachium nipponense isolate FS-2020 chromosome 45, ASM1510439v2, whole genome shotgun sequence genomic window:
- the LOC135214515 gene encoding uncharacterized protein LOC135214515, protein MKHLILLPAKGHLVRAYLKYLHCLHLHCNVNTLMAIFRQKCWTPGLRSIAKQVVRKCPECVLAFQPLMRQPPPPPLPKERITLQKPLAAVGVDHTAAIQTETRPGYILLVICMATRAVYLDFYPSLDAEEFVLALRRFSATHGAPTIITSDNHQTFKTASNLLQGLYEEDEVQQFLRRTGVEWRFQTPRVPWKGGFFERLIGVRKCALQIALGRKHLPEAHVLTLVKEAEAVVNNRLLMYSGDKCEDEVLTPSHLVRGHLINLMAPVLPDEDLNATFTSRRLQDRYLKLTDTLKAFRERWRKEYLSALRARHDCQSGEPTKLHPGDIVLVKQENKKRATWPLRRVVETYPDDDSVVRLAKVLFEDVESLRAVSHLVPLEIAPSDDDDGVGDERRDDVDGATEEMVRDDDCNEEVHDEGAYSPAVGVPGNVVTSGDDQGMALAATSEQPATKVLSDKDADDINNESSDTNTVSESAEVNDTEVSSGSDVDIQLGRPRRSARPLRKAAAKQRELMKHLMESEYI, encoded by the coding sequence atgaaacatttaattcttttgcctgctaagggacacttagtcagagcatacttaaagtatttgcattgtttgcacctccattgtaacgtcaatacgctaatggcgatttttcgacagaaatgctggacgccgggcctgaggtcaattgctaagcaagttgtacggaagtgtccagaatgcgtgctagcattccaaccgctgatgagacaaccaccaccaccccccctgcCGAAGGAAAGAATCACCTTGCAGAAGCCATTGGCCGCAGTTGGCGTGGACCACACCGCAGCCATACAAACTGAAACGCGGCCAGGCTATATCCTCCTCGTGATATGCATGGCCACCAGGgccgtgtatttagatttctaccCCTCCTTGGATGCGGAGGAATTTGTTCTAGCTCTTCGAAGATTCAGCGCTACGCATGGAGCCCCGACCATAATCACTTCTGATAACCACCAAACGTTCAAGACGGCCAGCAACCTCCTTCAGGGACTTTATGAAGAGGATGAAGTCCAGcagttcctgaggaggactggcGTAGAATGGCGATTCCAAACACCCCGTGTGCCGTGGAAAGGCGGTTTTTTCGAGCGTCTGATTGGTGTCAGAAAATGTGCATTGCAGATAGCCCTCGGGAGAAAGCATCTCCCGGAGGCCCACGTATTGACTCTAGTGAAAGAGGCGGAGGCGGTAGTGAATAATAGGCTGTTGATGTATAGCGGTGACAAGTGCGAGGACGAGGTCCTCACCCCCTCTCATTTAGTGCGAGGTCACTTAATCAATTTGAtggcacctgttttgccagatgaaGACCTTAATGCTACCTTCACCTCCCGGAGGCTACAAGATCGATATCTTAAACTAACAGACACTTTGAAAGCCttccgagagaggtggaggaaggagtacctgagtgccctaagagcccgacacgattgtcagtctggggaacccaccaagctgcaccccggagacatcgtgttagtaaagcaagaaaataaaaagcggGCAACGTGGCCCCTTAGACGCGTCGTGGAGACGTACCCGGACGACGACAGTGTCGTGCGTTTGGCCAAGGTATTGTTCGAAGATGTTGAGTCCCTGCGTGCTGTCAGCCACTTGGTCCCCCTGGAAATTGCCCCctcagatgacgatgatggcgtTGGAGACGAACGGCGTGACGATGTTGATGGTGCGACGGAGGAGATGGTGCGTGACGACGACTGCAACGAAGAGGTCCATGACGAGGGAGCGTACAGCCCAGCAGTAGGTgttccaggaaatgttgtgaCGTCTGGGGACGACCAAGGGATGGCACTGGCTGCCACATCTGAACAACCAGCCACAAAGGTCTTGAGTGACAAAGACGCTGACGATATTAATAACGAATCGAGCGATACCAATACGGTAAGTGAGAGTGCTGAAGTGAATGATACTGAGGTATCGAGTGGTAGTGACGTTGACATTCAGTTAGGCAGACCAAGACGTTCTGCACGCCCTTTGAGAAAGGCTGCTGCTAAGCAGCGCGAGTTGATGAAGCACTTAATGGAAAgcgaatatatataa